A stretch of the Teredinibacter haidensis genome encodes the following:
- a CDS encoding prepilin-type N-terminal cleavage/methylation domain-containing protein: protein MAKNTVKKKNTLGFTLVELVAVMVIIGIIGVMGTRFIVNAIDSYQQTETRSKLIARGRVSVEQITRQLRNALPNAIRISDTGNCLEFFPIVKGVNYLNAVADEGNGASSSSTIITAPFTITSVEAADIAYAAIGGLSNAEIYTLNVPSSLASINLLGASPYTSVTLSSAHRFNRNSITGRLYLVSNPNRFCLQNGALRQYNGYGLDTGNLDDSYPGGGSFLLDENVSVPTKSVLSAPGKAFELSPGSEERNTAIYIALVFSDRKESVTLNSKVLVRNVP from the coding sequence ATGGCAAAAAACACCGTTAAAAAGAAGAATACGCTGGGTTTTACGCTAGTCGAATTAGTTGCAGTTATGGTGATTATTGGGATTATTGGAGTAATGGGAACACGCTTCATTGTGAACGCCATCGATAGTTACCAACAAACAGAGACGAGAAGTAAGCTTATTGCCCGTGGACGCGTTTCCGTCGAACAAATAACCCGCCAGCTTCGCAATGCGCTACCCAATGCTATTCGTATTAGCGATACGGGTAACTGCCTTGAATTTTTTCCTATTGTAAAAGGGGTAAATTATTTAAATGCTGTGGCGGATGAGGGTAATGGCGCTTCTTCTTCGTCAACTATCATTACGGCACCGTTTACGATAACGTCTGTAGAAGCGGCCGATATTGCCTATGCGGCAATTGGTGGGTTGTCGAATGCGGAAATCTATACGCTAAATGTTCCATCCTCGCTCGCGAGCATTAACCTACTTGGTGCCTCGCCTTACACCAGCGTAACGCTATCTTCAGCCCATCGTTTTAATAGAAATTCGATTACCGGGCGCTTGTATCTGGTGAGTAATCCGAACCGGTTTTGTTTGCAAAATGGTGCTTTGAGGCAATATAACGGTTATGGCCTTGATACCGGGAATCTCGACGACAGTTACCCAGGGGGCGGTAGTTTTCTGCTTGATGAAAACGTGAGTGTGCCGACGAAATCGGTTCTGAGTGCCCCTGGGAAAGCTTTTGAGTTGTCGCCCGGGAGTGAAGAGCGTAACACTGCTATTTATATAGCACTTGTTTTTTCAGATCGAAAAGAGAGCGTTACGTTAAACAGTAAGGTATTGGTTCGTAATGTACCCTAA
- a CDS encoding type IV pilus modification PilV family protein, with protein MLNKADGSPLIASTSKLVCSTKRETGVTLIEIIVFLVVIGLALSALLRVFNQSVVKSVDPVVRVRALDIAQAQLDEILSRKFDENTPTGGFPPCGSATGPTCMGIAPDAGYDDVGDYNGYSDTSTHPLYPITVSVSSATFGPASVPARLIMVKVGMPGGDALTLSAYRTNF; from the coding sequence ATGTTAAATAAAGCTGACGGTTCTCCCCTTATCGCAAGCACATCAAAATTAGTCTGTTCTACGAAAAGAGAAACGGGCGTAACTCTTATAGAAATCATTGTTTTTCTCGTCGTTATCGGTTTGGCGTTATCGGCGCTTTTGCGAGTATTTAATCAAAGCGTGGTAAAATCTGTTGATCCAGTAGTGCGTGTTAGAGCGTTAGATATTGCTCAAGCACAATTGGATGAGATTCTCTCCCGAAAGTTCGACGAGAATACCCCGACAGGAGGCTTTCCTCCCTGCGGCTCGGCAACCGGACCCACCTGTATGGGGATCGCTCCCGATGCTGGATACGATGACGTTGGGGACTATAACGGTTATTCCGATACAAGTACTCACCCTCTATATCCCATTACGGTTTCTGTTTCTTCCGCCACTTTTGGCCCCGCCTCTGTTCCGGCGAGATTAATTATGGTAAAGGTCGGGATGCCCGGTGGTGATGCGCTAACCCTTAGTGCTTACAGAACGAATTTTTAA
- a CDS encoding pilin, with protein MVKQQSGFTLIELIAVMVILGILAATAIPKFVDLSDEAEMAAAMGVASALESGSALNHAVDLALEAGLSSDTLITIDSCDDTASLLENFDTGRYALSTTSIGNKSQVSCELTLSNLTGKSVSFYAIGAAL; from the coding sequence ATGGTGAAACAACAATCGGGCTTTACGCTGATCGAACTGATCGCAGTAATGGTTATCTTAGGTATTTTGGCCGCAACAGCAATTCCAAAGTTTGTGGATTTATCTGATGAAGCTGAAATGGCGGCGGCAATGGGGGTTGCCAGTGCGCTGGAAAGTGGTTCGGCGTTAAACCACGCGGTAGATTTAGCGTTGGAGGCGGGCTTGTCTAGCGATACGCTGATTACTATTGATTCTTGTGATGATACAGCAAGTTTGCTGGAAAATTTCGATACAGGACGATACGCGCTTAGTACAACGTCTATTGGCAACAAGTCACAGGTTTCTTGTGAGTTAACACTCAGTAACCTGACGGGCAAGTCGGTGTCGTTTTATGCTATTGGCGCAGCTCTCTAA
- a CDS encoding general secretion pathway protein GspB produces the protein MSLILDALHKADKERQKNDAPPGLDSHHDSANHQTQRYSFRALIATAAIVLLLAAAGAYLWHNISDSNTPSSTPASKAINNQQPEQTEPKAEASNQRKTLPSSVGAPKPKQARSKAGAPQTTKKAVKPPVPQTEVTALYEQKAADMPKSQQNPKKAIPLAKSPVASPANEPAERANHHPTIEDFNSIGNIRSLPWTVQEKIPTLNYSEHVYSPNNRGYIVINGTKRKKGDSIESGLLLESVLTNGVLLRYQGQVFKMQALNSWVNM, from the coding sequence ATGTCTCTGATTCTCGACGCTCTGCACAAAGCCGATAAAGAACGCCAAAAAAATGATGCGCCACCGGGACTGGATAGCCACCACGATTCAGCCAACCACCAAACTCAACGGTATTCTTTTAGGGCTCTTATCGCGACCGCCGCGATTGTACTTCTGCTGGCAGCAGCAGGTGCTTACCTCTGGCACAACATATCCGATTCAAATACACCCTCCAGCACACCGGCAAGCAAAGCCATCAACAACCAACAGCCTGAGCAAACAGAGCCCAAAGCGGAAGCGTCAAATCAAAGAAAAACGCTTCCCAGCAGCGTTGGAGCCCCTAAACCAAAGCAAGCCCGCTCCAAAGCTGGCGCGCCCCAAACTACGAAAAAGGCCGTGAAGCCCCCCGTCCCCCAGACGGAAGTCACTGCGCTCTACGAGCAAAAAGCGGCAGACATGCCTAAGAGCCAACAGAACCCGAAAAAGGCCATCCCCCTAGCCAAAAGTCCCGTCGCGTCCCCAGCAAACGAACCCGCCGAGCGGGCCAATCACCATCCGACCATTGAGGATTTCAACAGCATCGGCAACATTCGCAGCTTACCGTGGACGGTGCAGGAAAAAATTCCCACGTTGAATTATTCAGAACACGTTTACTCTCCTAATAACCGGGGCTATATCGTTATTAACGGTACCAAGCGTAAAAAAGGAGATAGCATTGAAAGCGGGCTGCTCTTGGAGAGCGTGTTAACCAATGGTGTATTGCTCCGCTACCAGGGCCAGGTGTTTAAAATGCAAGCCCTCAATAGCTGGGTCAATATGTAA
- a CDS encoding prepilin-type N-terminal cleavage/methylation domain-containing protein, translating to MKPCCRQWWSARLLSQQGFSLFELCIVLMVIGILIYFSYGYYRSTIEDSKAVMVKFQAATFSRTVSNLYGQAKLTGADSVTMEGTEIFINEKGWPASAEERSSVRSYNQSPKECELLWHGIFSNAPGTVIAGSKDDENGKPHNEFRIYSINGRICRYELRRKPKGQYYFDYHLGSGKVEVFSP from the coding sequence GTGAAACCCTGTTGTCGGCAATGGTGGTCGGCGAGATTATTATCTCAGCAGGGCTTTAGTTTGTTTGAGTTATGTATAGTGCTAATGGTTATTGGTATTCTTATTTACTTTAGTTACGGTTATTACCGATCGACAATCGAAGATTCAAAAGCCGTGATGGTAAAATTTCAGGCGGCAACCTTTTCACGAACAGTATCCAATTTGTATGGGCAGGCAAAGCTTACAGGTGCCGATAGCGTCACAATGGAAGGCACTGAGATTTTTATAAATGAAAAAGGTTGGCCAGCTTCGGCAGAGGAGAGGTCCTCGGTAAGATCTTATAATCAATCGCCAAAAGAGTGCGAATTATTGTGGCATGGGATTTTCTCTAATGCACCGGGCACAGTTATTGCTGGCTCAAAAGACGATGAAAACGGTAAGCCGCACAATGAATTTCGAATTTATTCAATAAATGGCCGAATTTGCCGATATGAGCTAAGAAGAAAGCCAAAAGGACAATATTATTTCGATTATCATTTAGGCTCTGGAAAAGTGGAAGTCTTTAGTCCCTGA
- a CDS encoding GspE/PulE family protein — MNTEPKRIRLGDLLVAQQLISQDQLEKALADQKKTGRKLGRQLVEMGFVDENALLSLLSRQLDIPFIELKHFRFDRELVASLPESLARRYRVMILRDDADGVLLGMSDPTDIFGLDELQKVIHKPIKPAVVRESELLDILDIAYSRASEIASLAEQLDEELQADSVDLSDIITDATDTDAPVVKMLQKIFEEAISTRASDIHIEPDEKVLRIRQRIDGVLVEQVMNEKRIAGALVVRLKLMSNLDIAEKRLPQDGRFNLKASGHNIDVRLSTMPVQFGESVVMRILDHTQGVLPLEKVGMPKAYVQRFRHVITRPHGLVLVTGPTGSGKTTTLYGALSELNTPECKIITVEDPVEYRLPRISQVQVHEKIGLNFGTVLRATLRQDPDILLVGEIRDAESAEIALRAAMTGHMVLSTLHTNDAVTSALRLVDMGVDPYLVASSLKAIVAQRLVRKVCESCCQPHELSEHERNLLHSLNRDSDLTQAKFRRGTGCAHCYNTGYRGRIGVFELLEINSNMANALRDNSVRQFNDAAHSSRGYRPLSASALDFALQGVTTLEEVLRVSAQIEDESLAEVAEFTEDN; from the coding sequence ATGAATACAGAACCCAAACGCATTCGCCTCGGAGACTTACTGGTTGCCCAGCAGTTAATCTCGCAGGATCAACTGGAGAAGGCGCTTGCCGACCAGAAGAAGACCGGGCGCAAGCTCGGCCGCCAGTTGGTGGAGATGGGCTTTGTTGATGAGAATGCGTTACTTTCGCTGCTGTCGCGTCAGCTCGATATTCCATTTATTGAACTGAAACATTTTCGGTTCGACCGCGAATTGGTCGCGTCCCTGCCGGAATCCCTGGCTCGACGTTACCGCGTTATGATTTTGAGGGACGACGCCGATGGCGTTCTCCTAGGGATGTCCGATCCAACGGATATTTTTGGTCTCGATGAGTTGCAGAAAGTCATACATAAGCCTATTAAACCTGCTGTCGTTCGTGAATCCGAATTGCTGGATATTCTCGATATCGCCTACAGTCGCGCAAGTGAGATTGCATCGTTGGCAGAGCAGTTGGATGAAGAGCTGCAAGCAGACTCTGTCGACCTATCCGATATCATTACCGATGCGACTGATACTGATGCTCCTGTGGTCAAAATGCTGCAAAAAATATTTGAAGAGGCCATTAGTACCCGCGCCTCGGATATCCATATTGAACCAGATGAAAAGGTGTTGCGGATTCGTCAGCGCATTGATGGCGTTCTTGTCGAACAGGTTATGAACGAAAAGCGTATTGCCGGTGCTCTGGTTGTGCGTTTGAAACTAATGTCTAATCTCGATATTGCTGAAAAGCGTTTGCCTCAGGATGGGCGCTTTAACCTGAAAGCAAGTGGGCACAATATTGATGTGCGACTGTCCACTATGCCCGTCCAGTTTGGTGAATCGGTGGTTATGCGTATTCTCGACCATACCCAGGGGGTTTTGCCTTTGGAGAAGGTTGGAATGCCTAAGGCTTATGTTCAGCGTTTCAGGCATGTAATTACCCGTCCTCACGGTTTGGTATTGGTTACCGGGCCAACTGGTAGCGGTAAAACGACAACACTCTACGGTGCACTTTCTGAATTAAATACCCCTGAATGTAAAATCATTACGGTCGAAGATCCGGTGGAATATCGCCTACCGCGCATTAGTCAGGTACAGGTTCACGAAAAAATTGGTTTGAATTTTGGTACGGTGCTGCGTGCAACCTTGCGTCAAGATCCAGATATTTTGCTGGTGGGTGAGATTCGAGATGCGGAATCGGCAGAAATTGCATTGCGTGCAGCAATGACTGGCCACATGGTGCTGTCCACCTTGCACACCAACGATGCGGTCACCTCTGCACTAAGGTTGGTGGATATGGGGGTTGACCCCTATTTGGTCGCCAGCAGTTTAAAAGCCATTGTTGCACAGCGTTTGGTGAGGAAAGTTTGCGAGAGTTGTTGCCAGCCACATGAGCTGTCCGAACACGAGCGTAATTTACTTCATTCTCTTAACCGCGATAGCGATTTAACTCAGGCTAAATTCCGTCGGGGCACGGGGTGCGCGCATTGTTATAATACCGGTTATCGCGGTCGTATTGGTGTGTTTGAGTTGCTGGAGATTAACAGCAACATGGCAAATGCGTTGCGCGACAATAGCGTTAGACAATTTAATGACGCAGCACATTCCAGCCGTGGTTATCGCCCATTAAGTGCAAGCGCTTTGGACTTTGCTCTGCAGGGCGTGACGACTTTGGAGGAAGTGCTGCGAGTATCTGCACAGATTGAAGACGAAAGCTTGGCCGAGGTGGCCGAATTTACAGAGGACAATTAG
- a CDS encoding DUF6701 domain-containing protein, translated as MRERPIIQLSAVWLLVLLLLSARVSAQQCTDIFSSSVQSTTVSGSITMQYGSELVDTPGEVIRTNHYNPQYNDNHCEGSACEEVAVLASSGSFFGFPVTAPRENINLTTFETRSVVPGNYNNFTLQYASTVNMAPGDYVFSGSFNMQYASELVISSPGTVNIYVKGGINIYNGSAVNVNNLDRSLFFYSQSNINIHIDLTAVVYSEGDVTVHSGYSVTGSVTAGGNITVNNGSSIIYDSGVVSSGEYGTFCTNDPPVLPAAVGEWWFEELVWDAGTAATDQSGNGLHAQAVRLGGYPKTDDVGPALLGDPGTCRFGDFDRNGDGYLQVNDSGISPLDLDAFTVSVWINPNAWGVARGGGGNGGLATIVSKDENYEFHLNANGQINWWWQKGRTGYQITTDEVISIGTWHHIAITYEQGMQVIYIDGVIAEANNESSGAGFYNDDPLLIGADLGFVSGNSNRRFDGFIDELRIFNAPLMQSEVAAVMNETHPCSFVATVDHFAINVGAGGASTCVPAEVTITAEDSSDNTLTDYAGTISITTSTNHGDWSNTANSSDAQGILTPGAADAGSARYIFETAGLDEGSITLNLANSHAETLMVLVEDSAASVASTSLALTFSTNAFVVESTDTLNDDVVVGRPHDFRVSMVRDDPVFGCGPAPEYDVDNVKVWFNRDGMRDPGGAAAQLTSSTETEFPPNMAPAGANFILPFVNGVADFSLLASDIGRYAINFLDDSSGFSSLDIAGGSTTFVARPFALDIQVSGNPAASDAVGDVFSVAGIDFTAAVRAVAWEDGDDPDNNGFADGHRDADASSREDLSNNAGIDSFGNEVINEGVQLSATLVAPSPGVDTGLGTSESGPADGRQITSFTSGSGLTTTIYYGEVGIVELAAEIISSDYMGASAAISDRIAGRSGYVGRFIPAAFSVSPTTVQPACNSGGFSYMDQPFHVMYEVQALNAQAQPTQNYTGSFAKWSPSTGVGSADYSAIDSVVPTVLSHRSSAATAVSWTSGSGAADATITLARDAGGLKDGPFFTLDLGVVLTDSDGASIPNTSFDLNTDTAPALDSVNIGQASSFLGRLRLADSFGPETANLPVTFVTEFWNGVFWEQNAADSCSGITLTDIRYPSGTLDTSSNRSVAIGGGMSTGAYADINSGMVNFSGGDAGHFFTAPGVGNTGSFQVEIDLTNYPWLWFDWSGDGSLADDTDLPAATFTFGSYRGHDRIIYWQEVLR; from the coding sequence ATGAGAGAACGGCCCATAATACAACTGAGCGCGGTGTGGCTTCTTGTTCTTCTCCTGCTGTCTGCTCGGGTATCGGCACAACAGTGTACAGATATATTTTCGTCCTCAGTGCAAAGTACGACTGTATCTGGTTCTATAACGATGCAATACGGATCGGAGTTAGTGGATACGCCCGGTGAGGTTATTCGTACAAATCATTACAACCCCCAGTATAACGATAACCATTGTGAAGGTTCTGCATGTGAAGAGGTTGCTGTGCTTGCCTCTAGCGGCTCTTTTTTTGGTTTTCCTGTAACCGCACCGAGGGAAAATATTAATTTAACTACTTTTGAAACTCGCTCGGTTGTTCCTGGAAACTACAATAATTTTACCTTGCAGTATGCCTCTACAGTCAACATGGCCCCTGGAGATTATGTTTTTTCCGGTAGCTTTAATATGCAGTATGCGTCGGAGCTCGTTATTTCTTCGCCGGGAACCGTAAATATTTATGTGAAGGGTGGGATTAATATTTACAACGGTTCTGCTGTTAACGTTAATAATTTAGACCGTAGCCTTTTTTTCTATTCTCAATCCAATATCAATATTCATATTGACCTCACTGCCGTGGTATACAGTGAGGGAGACGTTACTGTGCACAGCGGGTATTCAGTAACCGGATCGGTAACAGCGGGCGGTAATATTACCGTCAATAATGGTTCGAGTATTATCTATGATAGCGGCGTGGTGAGTTCTGGCGAGTATGGAACTTTCTGTACTAATGATCCTCCAGTGCTACCTGCTGCCGTGGGGGAATGGTGGTTTGAGGAACTGGTGTGGGATGCTGGCACTGCGGCTACCGATCAGTCGGGTAATGGTCTACACGCACAAGCCGTGAGGCTTGGAGGCTATCCAAAGACTGACGATGTTGGCCCAGCGTTGCTAGGTGACCCTGGAACCTGCCGTTTTGGCGATTTCGATCGTAACGGCGACGGCTACCTACAGGTTAACGACAGTGGTATATCGCCGCTCGATTTAGACGCTTTTACCGTGTCTGTGTGGATAAATCCTAATGCTTGGGGTGTAGCGCGAGGCGGTGGTGGCAACGGCGGCTTGGCAACGATTGTGTCAAAAGATGAAAATTATGAGTTTCACCTAAACGCCAATGGACAGATTAATTGGTGGTGGCAAAAAGGAAGGACGGGTTATCAAATTACGACCGACGAGGTTATTTCGATTGGTACTTGGCATCATATTGCGATTACCTACGAGCAGGGAATGCAGGTTATTTATATTGATGGTGTGATTGCTGAGGCAAATAACGAAAGCAGTGGCGCTGGTTTTTATAATGATGACCCTTTATTAATCGGTGCAGATCTAGGCTTTGTTAGCGGGAACTCTAATCGTCGATTCGATGGCTTTATTGATGAGTTGAGAATTTTTAATGCGCCATTGATGCAATCTGAGGTTGCCGCCGTGATGAACGAAACTCATCCTTGTTCTTTTGTGGCGACGGTGGATCATTTTGCAATTAATGTAGGTGCCGGAGGCGCGAGTACCTGTGTGCCCGCAGAGGTTACCATCACAGCAGAGGACAGCAGTGATAATACGTTGACGGATTATGCCGGAACGATTTCCATCACTACCTCTACCAACCATGGGGATTGGAGTAACACTGCGAATAGCAGTGATGCTCAAGGCATACTCACTCCAGGGGCCGCAGACGCTGGCAGTGCCCGTTATATATTTGAGACCGCGGGCTTGGATGAGGGAAGCATTACCCTCAACTTGGCGAACAGTCATGCCGAAACCTTGATGGTTTTAGTGGAGGATTCTGCTGCAAGCGTGGCGTCCACCTCATTGGCTTTAACTTTCAGTACCAATGCTTTTGTTGTTGAGTCCACGGACACCTTGAATGACGATGTTGTGGTGGGGCGGCCGCACGATTTCCGTGTTTCCATGGTGAGGGATGATCCGGTTTTTGGTTGCGGCCCGGCTCCTGAGTATGATGTTGATAATGTGAAGGTGTGGTTCAACCGCGATGGTATGCGCGACCCCGGCGGAGCGGCTGCCCAATTGACGAGTAGTACCGAAACCGAATTCCCACCCAATATGGCGCCTGCCGGTGCCAACTTCATACTGCCATTTGTGAATGGCGTGGCAGATTTTTCGCTGCTCGCAAGTGATATAGGGCGCTATGCGATAAATTTTCTTGATGATAGCTCTGGGTTTTCGAGTTTGGATATTGCTGGCGGGAGCACAACTTTTGTTGCTCGGCCGTTTGCATTGGATATTCAGGTGAGTGGTAACCCTGCGGCGAGTGATGCCGTTGGTGACGTCTTCAGCGTCGCTGGCATAGATTTTACTGCTGCAGTGAGGGCCGTTGCTTGGGAGGACGGGGACGATCCCGACAATAATGGTTTTGCAGACGGACATCGCGATGCAGATGCGAGTTCGAGAGAAGATCTCTCCAATAACGCGGGCATCGACAGCTTTGGAAATGAAGTGATCAACGAAGGCGTGCAATTGTCCGCGACTTTGGTGGCGCCCTCCCCAGGCGTGGATACCGGGCTTGGTACTAGTGAAAGCGGGCCTGCAGACGGCAGGCAGATTACATCGTTTACCTCGGGCAGCGGACTGACCACCACCATTTATTACGGCGAAGTCGGTATTGTTGAATTGGCAGCTGAGATTATTAGCAGTGACTATATGGGGGCCAGTGCGGCTATTTCGGATAGAATTGCGGGGCGTTCGGGTTATGTTGGGCGTTTTATACCAGCGGCATTTAGCGTATCTCCAACCACTGTTCAACCGGCCTGTAATAGCGGTGGCTTTAGTTATATGGATCAACCTTTTCATGTGATGTATGAGGTGCAGGCACTGAACGCGCAGGCGCAGCCAACACAAAATTATACCGGCAGTTTTGCCAAGTGGAGCCCCTCCACAGGTGTAGGAAGTGCTGATTACAGTGCTATTGATTCCGTCGTTCCTACTGTGCTCAGCCATCGCAGTTCGGCAGCGACTGCAGTCTCATGGACGTCTGGCAGCGGGGCTGCGGATGCGACGATCACCCTAGCTCGAGATGCTGGAGGATTGAAGGATGGCCCGTTCTTCACCTTAGATTTAGGTGTTGTTCTGACGGATTCCGATGGGGCTAGTATTCCTAACACAAGTTTTGATTTGAATACCGATACGGCTCCGGCTCTAGATAGCGTTAATATTGGCCAAGCAAGCAGCTTTTTGGGAAGACTACGTTTGGCAGATTCCTTTGGGCCGGAAACGGCTAATCTACCGGTGACCTTTGTAACTGAGTTTTGGAATGGTGTGTTTTGGGAACAGAATGCGGCGGATAGCTGCTCGGGTATTACTTTAACCGATATCCGTTATCCCAGCGGAACCCTTGATACCTCGAGCAATCGCTCAGTTGCCATTGGTGGTGGAATGAGTACTGGAGCCTATGCGGATATCAATAGTGGCATGGTGAATTTTAGTGGTGGTGACGCGGGCCATTTTTTCACAGCTCCTGGAGTGGGCAATACCGGTAGTTTCCAGGTCGAGATTGATCTCACCAATTACCCTTGGCTGTGGTTTGATTGGAGTGGGGATGGGAGCCTTGCCGACGATACCGATCTTCCTGCCGCCACATTTACATTTGGTAGCTACCGCGGGCACGATAGAATTATTTATTGGCAGGAAGTGCTCCGCTAG
- a CDS encoding pilus assembly FimT family protein, whose protein sequence is MKTNVTGFTLVELITVMLIIGILAVTALTKILPSDTLQLQASRDSIVAAFYSAQQLAMVRQSSVEVRTSVNQIDVLVDNVSVSAGGVSYPLVMLKGQTLNIASFGYDRLGHTTGSQLYLTQNGRVVTIVVDDSGYVK, encoded by the coding sequence GTGAAAACAAATGTTACCGGGTTTACCTTAGTTGAATTAATTACCGTTATGCTTATTATTGGCATACTCGCGGTAACGGCCTTAACGAAAATTTTACCGAGTGACACGCTTCAATTACAAGCCAGCCGCGACTCCATTGTCGCGGCTTTTTATTCGGCGCAGCAGTTGGCGATGGTGCGTCAGAGTTCAGTGGAAGTTCGAACCTCGGTTAATCAGATAGACGTTCTCGTGGATAACGTGAGCGTTTCCGCTGGGGGTGTTAGTTACCCGTTAGTGATGCTGAAGGGGCAAACGTTAAATATTGCCTCGTTTGGTTACGATAGATTGGGGCATACAACAGGTTCCCAATTGTACCTAACTCAAAATGGTAGAGTGGTCACCATTGTGGTGGACGATTCCGGTTATGTTAAATAA
- a CDS encoding type II secretion system F family protein produces MPQFKFHGRTDHGQAVDGSLVGASVDAIAAQLVGRGITPVKIEEVSLGASSLKKIDKLLGADKVSVIDLVMFCRQMYTITKAGIPLTRGLRGLAASIRHEHFRDVINDVADKLETGLSLSRSMQHHGDVFDSLFVSMISVGESSGKLEDVFRQIGFYLERDEDTRKRVKQAMRYPSFVLIALVIAMTVINVYVIPPFADMFSQFGAELPLITKGLIGTSNLFVNYWPYIILLIGILVGVAVYYLKSEKGSVDWGERKLKLPIIGALIEQASMARYARSFSLMLKAGVPVNQSLGLCAAAIDNPFLANKISSIRQGVERGDTLLRTHLQANLFTPLVLQMVAVGEESGQVDDLLEEVAEFYEREVEYDLKTLTDRLEPILIIFMAVFVAILALGIFLPLWNMYDVQTGGR; encoded by the coding sequence ATGCCGCAATTTAAATTTCATGGGCGTACTGATCATGGCCAAGCTGTCGATGGCAGCTTGGTTGGTGCTTCTGTCGATGCGATTGCCGCGCAGCTTGTTGGGCGTGGCATTACGCCCGTTAAAATTGAAGAGGTTTCTCTTGGTGCATCGTCACTGAAAAAAATCGATAAGCTGCTGGGGGCCGACAAGGTTTCTGTTATTGATTTGGTTATGTTTTGTCGTCAGATGTACACCATAACCAAAGCGGGTATTCCCCTTACCCGAGGGCTTCGGGGGTTAGCTGCAAGTATTCGCCATGAGCATTTTCGTGATGTTATAAACGATGTGGCGGATAAACTGGAGACCGGTTTAAGCTTGTCGCGTTCGATGCAGCACCACGGAGATGTTTTTGATTCGCTGTTTGTGAGTATGATTAGCGTTGGCGAAAGCAGTGGTAAATTGGAGGATGTTTTTAGGCAGATAGGTTTTTATCTGGAGCGCGACGAAGATACGCGAAAACGGGTAAAGCAGGCAATGCGTTATCCCAGTTTTGTGTTGATCGCTTTAGTTATCGCTATGACCGTCATCAATGTTTATGTTATTCCGCCTTTTGCTGATATGTTCTCGCAATTTGGTGCTGAGTTACCTTTGATCACAAAAGGGCTTATTGGAACGTCTAATTTATTCGTTAATTATTGGCCCTATATCATATTGTTGATTGGTATTTTGGTTGGTGTGGCTGTTTACTACCTCAAGAGTGAAAAAGGGTCTGTAGATTGGGGTGAACGTAAGTTAAAGTTGCCGATTATCGGCGCGTTGATCGAGCAGGCATCCATGGCGCGTTATGCTCGTAGTTTTAGTTTAATGTTGAAAGCCGGCGTGCCGGTCAATCAGTCCTTAGGTTTATGCGCTGCGGCAATTGACAACCCCTTTTTGGCGAATAAAATCAGTAGTATTCGGCAGGGTGTTGAACGCGGCGATACCTTGCTAAGAACCCATTTGCAGGCGAATTTATTTACGCCATTGGTTTTGCAGATGGTGGCGGTTGGTGAGGAAAGTGGCCAGGTAGATGACCTATTGGAAGAGGTGGCTGAATTTTATGAGCGGGAAGTTGAATACGATTTGAAAACACTAACGGATCGGTTGGAGCCCATCCTGATTATTTTTATGGCAGTATTTGTGGCGATATTGGCCTTGGGTATATTTTTACCGCTTTGGAATATGTACGATGTTCAAACAGGGGGGCGTTAG